The following are encoded in a window of Novosphingobium sp. THN1 genomic DNA:
- the rpmF gene encoding 50S ribosomal protein L32 — protein sequence MAVPKRKTSPSRRGMRRSHDALSVEAFHECSNCGELKRPHNLCNACGHYNGREVIAVGL from the coding sequence ATGGCCGTCCCCAAAAGAAAGACTTCGCCCTCACGCCGTGGCATGCGCCGCAGTCATGACGCCCTCAGCGTCGAAGCGTTCCACGAATGCTCCAACTGCGGTGAACTCAAGCGCCCGCACAACCTGTGCAACGCTTGCGGTCACTACAACGGTCGCGAAGTCATCGCCGTCGGGCTCTAA
- a CDS encoding MAPEG family protein, which yields MLILPITLCAAAAAAAINIWLSIRCGMVRAAKKISIGDGGDMDLIARMRAQANFVENTPIVLVLIAAVELARTGNPYLMGAAAVYLLGRVGHGIGMDGGPLGFLRGVGTLTTMLTQLGLGVWAVSIALDM from the coding sequence ATGCTTATACTGCCAATCACGCTGTGCGCGGCTGCGGCCGCGGCGGCGATCAACATCTGGCTTTCGATCCGTTGCGGCATGGTTCGCGCCGCCAAGAAAATCAGCATCGGCGATGGCGGCGACATGGACCTGATCGCGCGGATGCGGGCGCAGGCGAATTTTGTCGAGAACACGCCCATAGTGCTCGTGCTGATCGCGGCGGTCGAGCTTGCGCGGACCGGCAATCCTTACCTGATGGGCGCGGCGGCGGTCTATCTGCTGGGCCGCGTCGGCCACGGCATCGGCATGGACGGCGGGCCGCTGGGCTTCCTGCGCGGTGTCGGCACGCTCACGACCATGCTGACCCAGCTTGGACTTGGCGTCTGGGCGGTGTCGATCGCCTTGGACATGTGA
- a CDS encoding MBL fold metallo-hydrolase, whose amino-acid sequence MTEAATQTAAQPPFKVAIIPVTPLQQNCTLVWCTKTMRGAFIDAGGDLDKLRKAIEMTGVTIEKLLVTHGHLDHCGSVGIFARELGVPIEGPQEADRFWIAQLDEDSQRWGIPAEVFEPTRWLNDGDKVTVGEVELDVIHCPGHTPGHVVFHHAPSQVAIVGDVLFQGSIGRTDFPMSNHQDLIDSITQKLWPLGNDVTFVPGHGPNSTFGRERQTNAYVSDYALS is encoded by the coding sequence ATGACCGAAGCCGCCACACAAACCGCCGCGCAGCCGCCCTTCAAGGTCGCGATCATCCCCGTCACGCCTTTGCAGCAGAACTGCACGCTGGTCTGGTGCACCAAGACCATGCGTGGTGCATTCATCGATGCCGGAGGCGATCTCGACAAACTGCGCAAGGCGATCGAGATGACCGGCGTCACAATCGAGAAGCTGCTCGTCACCCACGGCCATCTCGACCACTGCGGCAGCGTCGGAATTTTCGCGCGCGAACTCGGCGTGCCGATCGAAGGCCCGCAGGAAGCGGACCGCTTCTGGATCGCGCAACTCGATGAAGATTCGCAGCGCTGGGGCATTCCCGCCGAGGTGTTCGAGCCCACCCGCTGGCTCAACGATGGCGACAAGGTCACCGTAGGGGAAGTTGAGCTCGACGTGATTCACTGCCCCGGCCACACCCCCGGCCATGTCGTGTTCCATCACGCGCCGTCGCAGGTGGCAATCGTCGGCGACGTGCTGTTCCAGGGGTCGATTGGCCGCACCGATTTCCCAATGAGCAATCATCAGGACCTGATCGATTCAATCACGCAGAAGCTCTGGCCGCTCGGCAACGACGTGACCTTCGTTCCCGGCCACGGCCCCAACAGCACGTTCGGCCGTGAACGCCAGACCAATGCCTATGTCAGCGATTATGCCCTGAGCTGA
- a CDS encoding acetyltransferase, translated as MISIRPSLPEDGERALEIWACAVDATHDFLSAEDRLAIGAEVADFLPETPMTLAVDASDRALGFMIVDDGSVEALFVDAACHGQGVGKALIEHATRVLGARRLEVNEQNAGARGFYRRMGFREIGRKELDSQGRPYPLIVMELRT; from the coding sequence ATGATATCGATACGCCCTTCCCTCCCTGAAGATGGCGAGCGAGCGCTGGAAATCTGGGCTTGTGCCGTGGACGCCACGCACGATTTCCTTTCAGCTGAAGACCGGCTGGCGATCGGCGCGGAAGTTGCGGACTTTCTTCCCGAAACGCCCATGACGCTCGCTGTAGATGCGAGCGACCGTGCCTTGGGCTTCATGATCGTGGACGATGGAAGCGTCGAAGCGCTGTTCGTTGATGCTGCCTGCCATGGCCAAGGGGTTGGCAAAGCCTTGATCGAACATGCAACCCGGGTTCTTGGAGCGCGGCGCCTTGAGGTCAACGAGCAGAACGCAGGCGCGCGCGGCTTCTACCGCCGGATGGGCTTTAGAGAGATCGGCCGCAAGGAGTTGGACAGCCAGGGGCGGCCCTATCCGCTGATCGTCATGGAATTGCGCACCTAG
- a CDS encoding LexA family transcriptional regulator produces MVPADNESDDGARARLVSLATQRGVSLSALSALIGRNTTYLQQFVRKGSPRKLEENDRRTLAEFFGVPESELGASPRGGVITAGQGAPRGVTPPRAITAEWADIPRLPLGASAGPGTLPAEEIPSGRLRFNHRWLKGQGLEPAMLSVIEVEGDSMEPTLRDGDEILVDRTPRPLRAGIHVIRLDDVLLVKRLESGPGGMVRIISDNPAYPRLERLLNEVELVGRVVWKGGRL; encoded by the coding sequence ATGGTCCCGGCAGACAACGAATCCGACGACGGCGCGCGCGCTCGTCTTGTCAGCCTTGCCACGCAGCGCGGCGTCAGCCTCTCGGCGCTCTCGGCGCTGATCGGTCGGAACACGACCTATCTCCAGCAATTCGTCCGCAAGGGCAGCCCGCGCAAGCTCGAAGAGAATGACCGCCGCACGCTGGCCGAATTCTTCGGCGTTCCGGAAAGCGAACTTGGTGCCTCTCCCCGCGGCGGTGTAATTACCGCCGGGCAGGGGGCACCGCGTGGCGTCACACCCCCTCGGGCCATTACCGCCGAATGGGCTGACATTCCCCGCCTGCCGCTGGGCGCGTCAGCTGGTCCCGGCACGCTCCCGGCAGAGGAAATTCCCTCCGGCCGCCTGCGCTTCAATCACCGTTGGCTCAAGGGGCAGGGGCTCGAGCCGGCAATGCTCTCGGTGATCGAAGTCGAAGGCGATTCGATGGAGCCAACCTTGCGCGATGGTGACGAGATCCTCGTCGACCGCACCCCGCGCCCCTTGCGCGCGGGGATCCATGTGATCCGGCTCGATGATGTGCTGCTGGTCAAGCGCCTCGAATCCGGCCCTGGCGGCATGGTTCGGATCATCTCCGACAATCCCGCCTATCCCCGTCTGGAGCGCCTGCTGAACGAGGTCGAACTGGTCGGCCGCGTCGTCTGGAAAGGCGGCCGACTCTAG